In Calothrix sp. PCC 7507, one DNA window encodes the following:
- a CDS encoding polysaccharide biosynthesis tyrosine autokinase — MPTKQEDRDTIDLQHYWTVLKRRWLVTSIVISTVFGLTALVTFLKTPVYESKAKLLFNKQNGVSSLTGFSSKMGELGGLTNLSNPVDTEAEVIRSYPIINKTITTLNLKDETGEYLPIETFLKILQLKTIRGTDVMQLSYRSPNPKEAADVINTLMKYYLESNVRTNRSTAKSAREFLNKELPQVEKRVMKAEMSLREFKEKNKVIALEIEAKAGVEGLKDLAAIITKVEAELVGANTRSLALQNQIELNTNQAVALNTLNESPGIQQVLTEYQKVQDELAVARTRYTNNNPNILNLVEKEAALRNQVEGRVAQSLGNSKYVPEQKLQMGKLKQTLTTDLVKSEVERLALARQLADLQQTFILSQKRLNSLPRLEQQQLQLQRQLQVARVTYEQFLRQLQEIQVLENQNIGNARVISQALVPNRPVSPVIHLNLALGGFLGILLGLGTALVLESMDNSLKNVEEVKRLLGYPVLGTIPLAEKVKGSDGEGGAELPVLNNPYSPESAAFEMLQTNLGFSISDKKLKVIVVSSSIPGEGKSFVTANLAVAIAQLGRRVLLIDADMRRPRQHKIWEQSNLIGLSNILVGQAELQSSTKEALMAMDLLTAGTIPPNPAALLDSQRLATLIKQATGEYDFVIIDAPPLTAVADAQILGKLVDGLLLVVRPGVVDSAAASETKTLLEQSEQRVLGMVVNGVTATSSYGGYYTKGYYGGKAFEQNGKGEMNLPKIGIS; from the coding sequence ATGCCTACTAAGCAAGAAGACCGAGACACCATTGATTTACAGCATTACTGGACAGTCCTGAAAAGGCGCTGGCTAGTAACATCAATCGTTATTAGCACTGTGTTCGGATTAACAGCATTAGTGACTTTCCTCAAAACACCAGTTTATGAGTCAAAAGCCAAGTTACTTTTCAACAAGCAAAATGGTGTCTCATCACTTACAGGCTTCTCAAGCAAGATGGGAGAACTCGGCGGCCTAACAAATCTCAGCAACCCAGTCGATACAGAAGCCGAAGTCATCCGCTCATACCCAATTATCAACAAAACCATTACCACCCTAAACCTAAAGGATGAAACAGGCGAATACCTCCCCATAGAAACTTTTCTCAAAATATTACAGTTGAAAACTATCCGCGGCACGGATGTGATGCAGCTTTCTTACCGCAGCCCCAATCCCAAGGAAGCCGCAGACGTGATCAATACCCTAATGAAATATTACTTAGAAAGTAATGTTCGCACCAATCGTTCTACAGCCAAGTCCGCTAGAGAATTCTTAAATAAAGAATTGCCCCAGGTTGAGAAAAGGGTGATGAAAGCAGAAATGTCCTTGCGCGAGTTTAAAGAGAAAAACAAGGTGATAGCTTTAGAGATAGAAGCGAAAGCTGGTGTCGAAGGTCTGAAAGATTTAGCAGCAATAATTACTAAAGTCGAAGCAGAACTAGTCGGTGCCAACACTCGTTCACTAGCTTTACAAAATCAAATAGAATTAAATACAAACCAGGCTGTAGCACTCAATACTTTAAATGAATCTCCAGGAATCCAGCAGGTTTTGACAGAATACCAGAAAGTGCAAGACGAGCTAGCCGTAGCAAGGACTCGCTACACTAACAATAATCCTAATATTCTCAATCTGGTAGAAAAAGAAGCAGCTCTGAGAAATCAAGTCGAAGGGAGAGTTGCCCAAAGTTTAGGTAATTCTAAATATGTGCCAGAACAGAAGTTGCAGATGGGAAAACTAAAGCAAACTCTGACTACAGATTTAGTCAAGTCAGAAGTGGAACGGTTAGCCTTGGCAAGGCAATTAGCCGATTTGCAGCAAACATTTATACTCAGCCAAAAACGGTTAAATAGCTTACCCAGATTAGAACAACAACAGTTACAGTTACAGCGACAGTTGCAAGTGGCGCGAGTCACTTATGAGCAATTTCTCAGGCAATTGCAAGAAATTCAGGTCTTAGAAAACCAGAACATCGGCAATGCGCGGGTAATTTCTCAGGCTTTGGTTCCTAATAGGCCGGTTTCTCCTGTTATTCACCTGAACCTAGCACTGGGTGGCTTTTTGGGCATCCTGTTAGGTTTGGGAACAGCATTAGTGTTGGAATCTATGGATAATTCCCTCAAGAATGTTGAGGAAGTGAAACGGCTGTTGGGCTATCCAGTTTTAGGTACAATTCCGCTGGCTGAAAAAGTCAAGGGTAGCGATGGTGAGGGGGGTGCAGAATTGCCAGTACTCAACAATCCCTATTCACCAGAATCAGCAGCCTTTGAGATGTTACAGACGAATTTGGGTTTCAGCATTTCTGATAAGAAGCTGAAAGTGATTGTGGTGAGTAGCTCAATTCCTGGTGAGGGCAAGTCTTTTGTCACAGCTAACTTGGCAGTAGCGATCGCCCAACTAGGACGCCGAGTGCTGTTGATAGATGCAGATATGCGTCGTCCCCGTCAGCATAAAATCTGGGAACAATCCAATCTGATTGGGCTGAGTAATATCCTAGTAGGTCAAGCTGAGTTGCAAAGCTCGACTAAAGAGGCTCTAATGGCTATGGACTTACTCACTGCTGGCACAATTCCGCCTAACCCAGCAGCATTGTTAGATTCACAACGGTTAGCTACTTTAATCAAACAGGCTACTGGAGAATATGACTTTGTCATTATTGACGCTCCACCGTTGACTGCAGTTGCTGATGCACAGATATTGGGCAAGTTAGTAGATGGGCTGTTGTTGGTTGTACGTCCTGGTGTTGTTGACTCTGCAGCCGCTAGTGAGACGAAGACTTTGCTAGAGCAGTCTGAGCAGCGAGTGTTGGGTATGGTGGTTAATGGTGTGACTGCTACTAGCAGCTACGGTGGCTACTACACCAAAGGTTATTACGGAGGCAAGGCATTTGAGCAGAATGGCAAAGGTGAAATGAATCTGCCTAAAATTGGGATTTCGTGA